A DNA window from Vibrio cidicii contains the following coding sequences:
- the brnQ gene encoding branched-chain amino acid transport system II carrier protein translates to MKQTLKFSDILAVGFMLFAFFLGAGNIIFPPLAGQLAGDNLMPAMFGFLLTAVGLPLITIIAIAVAGGTWEHLTKDLPKQAAMLMAVLIFIIIGPAFAAPRTGLVAYEMAIKPFFAEAAQSHLTIFSVLFFAVAIFFSWSQGKLIDVIGKVLTPALFVGLIVLAVAVFVDPQGTFIAAQGEYLTQPLTKGFLEGYNTMDTFGSLMFGMLIVDALRNRGITERSATTRYLILAGVIAAAGLAFVYVSLFYLGATSATVAAGADNGGVVLSLYVQALFGPYGQIVLSVIVLLACLTTAIGLISACSDYFSSLTPLSYKAWVVINGVACAVVANVGLAQLISLSVPVLFALYPVAIALVALTFVRKKLPNPRVAYRVVILVSLLFALIDAAKVAGVDVSAFKVLPLFEVGMGWLLPTAAAIICMFFVSRSVAQELTQQNA, encoded by the coding sequence GTGAAACAGACTTTAAAATTTTCCGATATCCTCGCAGTCGGCTTCATGCTGTTTGCGTTTTTCCTCGGTGCCGGTAACATCATTTTCCCACCGCTTGCAGGGCAACTTGCTGGTGATAATTTAATGCCAGCAATGTTTGGCTTCCTGCTGACGGCGGTTGGTCTTCCTTTGATCACCATTATTGCCATCGCGGTCGCAGGTGGAACTTGGGAACATTTAACCAAAGATCTACCCAAACAAGCTGCGATGCTGATGGCGGTGCTGATCTTCATCATTATTGGCCCTGCATTTGCTGCGCCGCGAACGGGTCTGGTTGCTTATGAAATGGCGATAAAACCGTTTTTCGCTGAAGCCGCGCAGTCGCATCTCACTATTTTCTCTGTGCTGTTTTTCGCGGTAGCGATCTTTTTCTCTTGGTCACAAGGTAAATTGATCGACGTGATCGGCAAAGTGCTGACGCCAGCGCTGTTTGTGGGTTTGATTGTTCTAGCGGTTGCGGTGTTTGTCGACCCACAAGGTACGTTTATTGCGGCGCAGGGCGAATACCTCACTCAGCCGCTGACCAAAGGTTTCCTAGAAGGTTACAACACCATGGATACGTTTGGTTCGCTGATGTTCGGCATGCTGATCGTTGATGCGCTGCGCAATCGTGGCATCACTGAGCGTTCGGCAACCACGCGTTATTTGATCCTCGCCGGCGTGATTGCGGCGGCAGGACTGGCGTTTGTCTACGTTTCACTTTTCTATCTCGGTGCAACCAGCGCGACTGTGGCTGCGGGTGCTGACAACGGTGGCGTCGTTCTGAGCCTTTACGTTCAAGCTCTGTTTGGTCCTTATGGTCAAATCGTATTGTCGGTCATCGTGTTGCTGGCGTGTCTGACCACAGCGATTGGTCTTATCTCAGCCTGTTCTGATTACTTTAGCTCTCTAACTCCGCTTTCGTACAAAGCGTGGGTGGTAATTAACGGTGTCGCTTGTGCGGTCGTGGCGAACGTCGGTTTGGCGCAGCTGATTTCTCTGTCTGTACCCGTGTTGTTTGCTCTTTACCCAGTGGCGATTGCTTTGGTTGCACTGACGTTTGTGCGCAAAAAACTGCCGAACCCACGTGTTGCCTACCGCGTAGTGATCTTAGTTTCACTGCTGTTTGCTTTGATTGACGCGGCAAAAGTCGCTGGTGTGGATGTGTCTGCGTTTAAAGTGCTGCCACTGTTTGAAGTGGGCATGGGCTGGTTGCTACCAACCGCTGCGGCGATTATCTGCATGTTCTTTGTTAGCCGCTCAGTGGCGCAAGAATTGACGCAGCAAAACGCATAA
- the fldB gene encoding flavodoxin FldB: MKIGLFYGSTTCYTEMAAEKIRALIGEELVDVHNVKESPLSLMAEYDLLLLGISTWDFGEIQEDWSAIWQQVSSSPVQGKTVALFGLGDQEGYGEWFLDAMGLLHDELKIAGAEFIGYWPNQGYQFDASKALTADGTHFVGLALDEDSQYELSDERIATWVEQVLVEYHDKL, encoded by the coding sequence ATGAAAATCGGATTGTTTTACGGCTCAACCACCTGCTACACCGAAATGGCAGCGGAGAAAATTCGCGCCTTGATTGGCGAAGAGTTAGTGGATGTTCACAACGTTAAAGAGTCACCTCTTTCCCTGATGGCAGAGTATGATCTGCTGCTATTGGGCATCTCCACCTGGGATTTTGGTGAGATTCAGGAAGATTGGTCGGCCATCTGGCAGCAAGTGTCTAGCTCACCAGTACAAGGCAAAACGGTCGCCCTATTCGGTCTTGGCGATCAAGAAGGTTACGGCGAGTGGTTCCTCGATGCCATGGGGCTGCTGCACGATGAACTAAAAATCGCTGGCGCTGAGTTTATCGGCTACTGGCCAAATCAGGGCTATCAATTCGACGCTTCAAAAGCGTTGACCGCAGACGGTACGCACTTTGTCGGCTTAGCGCTAGATGAAGACTCACAATATGAACTGAGCGATGAGCGCATCGCCACTTGGGTTGAGCAGGTGTTGGTCGAGTACCACGACAAGCTTTAA
- the xerD gene encoding site-specific tyrosine recombinase XerD, whose translation MQQSASINMQDFGLVEQFLDAMWMERGLADNTLASYRNDLMKLLQWMETSHYRLDFISLSGLQEYQAYLADLDYKQTSRARMLSAIRRLFQYLHREKIRADDPSALLISPKLPQRLPKDISEAQVDALLDAPDVNDPLELRDKAMLELLYATGLRVTELVSLTMENVSLRQGVVRVTGKGGKERLVPMGENAIDWLETFIKQGRPVLLGETTSDVVFPSQRARQMTRQTFWHRIKHYAVIAGIDTDHLSPHVLRHAFATHLLNYGADLRVVQMLLGHSDLSTTQIYTHVATERLKQIHSEHHPRA comes from the coding sequence ATGCAGCAGTCTGCATCAATCAATATGCAGGACTTTGGCTTGGTGGAGCAGTTTCTCGATGCGATGTGGATGGAGCGCGGGTTGGCGGATAACACCCTTGCTTCTTACCGCAACGATCTGATGAAGTTGCTGCAATGGATGGAAACAAGCCATTACCGACTTGATTTCATTAGCTTATCTGGATTGCAAGAGTATCAAGCCTATTTAGCTGATCTCGATTATAAACAAACCTCGCGCGCCAGAATGTTGTCGGCGATTCGCCGCCTGTTTCAGTATCTGCACCGGGAGAAAATTCGCGCCGACGATCCGAGTGCGTTGCTGATCAGCCCCAAACTGCCGCAGCGTCTGCCCAAAGACATCAGCGAAGCGCAAGTGGATGCGCTGCTGGATGCGCCCGATGTGAATGATCCGCTGGAACTGCGTGACAAAGCGATGCTAGAGCTTTTGTATGCCACTGGTCTGCGGGTGACGGAACTGGTCAGCCTGACGATGGAAAACGTCAGTTTGCGCCAAGGGGTAGTGCGCGTCACGGGTAAAGGGGGCAAAGAGCGTTTGGTGCCGATGGGGGAAAACGCCATCGACTGGCTGGAAACCTTTATTAAACAAGGTCGTCCGGTGTTGCTCGGTGAGACGACCTCGGACGTGGTGTTTCCCAGTCAAAGGGCCAGACAGATGACGCGTCAGACCTTCTGGCACCGAATCAAACATTACGCGGTGATCGCAGGCATCGATACCGATCATCTCTCGCCGCACGTACTGCGCCACGCTTTTGCGACGCATTTATTGAACTATGGTGCGGATCTGCGGGTCGTACAGATGCTGCTTGGTCATAGTGACTTATCGACCACGCAAATTTATACTCACGTAGCAACTGAACGATTGAAACAGATTCACAGCGAACACCATCCGCGCGCTTAG